Genomic window (Longibacter salinarum):
GAAACCGTACCGGTACGACGCTCCGGAATCATGACAATCGCTGGCGAGCATGTCGACGTTCTGTACGTTATGCGCACGGCGGATATAGCACACCGGAGCCTGGATGCGCTCTTCCTGATCTCCCGATGGGACGAGCACCTGTTCAGTCACCGCGGCCAGCTGAATCTTCGGCGTCTCGCCACACCCGAGGCACGCGACGTGATGGTGTCTTCGACCGCCGAGGACGTTCAGGTCTCCTACCCGAATCGGTCCGGCGCATTTTCGCTTCTCCTCACGGACGACGTGGCGGTCCCGATGGATCTTCAGATTCGCCGTATTAGATATCCACGCTCGGCCGACATGCCATCCGACGCCCCACCGCAGTCGCCCTCGCCCCGGCGTCGCTACCGGCGCAGTGCGTGATGATGCCGCTATCCCGGTCGGCGGACGGCACGACATGAGCATGCGTGCGTAGGAAAAATCGGATGCTCCTTCTGCCGCCAACCACGCCGACTGCTATGTCCGTATTCCGCACGCCTGACGAACGGTTCGACAACCTGCCGGGCTACGACTTTGAGCCGCACTACCTCACCCTCGACGGACCGGATGGAGAAGAGCTCCGCACGCACTACGTCGACACCGCGCCGGCAGGGGAAAACACGTCTCCCGTCGTCTGCCTGCATGGAGAACCGACGTGGAGCTACATGTATCGCGACGTGATTCGCCCGCTCGCCGGATCACACCGCGTCGTTGCACCGGACTTTGTCGGCTTCGGAAAGTCCGACAAGCTCACAAGCCAGGGTGCTTACAGCCTCGAGTTCGGCATGAATCAGGTTCATGCGCTCCTCGAGGACCTGGACGTGGCCGACGTCACGCTCGTCGTCCACGACTGGGGAGGCTTGATCGGACTCGCCTACGCAGCGCACTACCCGGAGCGGATTGGCCGCCTCGTCATTCTCAACACATTTCTCCCCCTTGGCGAGGACGAGGAAAAGTCGAGGGGCTTCCTCGCGTGGCGCCGATTTGTGGAACGCAATCCGGACCTGCCGGTCGGGACCGTCGTCGAGCGTTCGATTCAGCACGACGCCGCGTGGAGCGAGGAGGTGAAGGCGTCGTATGACGCGCCGTTTCCAACGAAGGAGTCGAAGGCCGGTGCAGCCGTCTGGCCCCTGCTCGTCCCGATGTCCACGGATGACCCGGTAGCGCAGACAATGAGGCGCACACGAGAACGCCTCGCGCGCTGGTCGAAGCCGGCCCTCGTTCTCTTCGCCCCCGACGACCCGATTCTTGGGGGCGCGCACTCGTTCTTCCGCTCCCTCATCCCGACCGCATCGAACCAGCCGGAGATCTTGCTTCCCGATACGGGTCACTTTGTCCCGGAAGAACGCGGTGAAGCCGTCGCACAGCATATACAGGATTTCGTCGAACGGACGCGGACAACCAACGAGACGACCGAGCCGTCTTTTCCCAACAAACCGAATTGAGGGAATTAATCGTGCTTCACCGCAGAGGAAGCGCGGCGTGGCTACGGAGATTCGCCCCCGAATATCAGGTTATCACCGGGCGGTTACAGTTGACTTCAATCGTCATGGCTCCGATACAAACTTCGCTGACGCAATCCTATTCTTTCTGATGCATACAGTACAAAACTAGACTCCGGGACCTCCTGTGAGGAAGCGTTCCCATCCCGGATATGTGTCGTATCAACCTGCGCTCGGTCATGTCCTCCTCTTCTCTGTTTCCGTCCTCCACCGACACCGAGTCTCTCTCGGTAAACCTTCCGACTGAGTACGCGGAGTGGATTCAGGCACAGGCCGAGTACAACGATGTCTCAGCCGGTGCCGTCATTCGACAGTTGGTTGATAACCAACGAATGCGTGACCGCGAGGAAGTGACGCCGAACTCCGCAGACGAGAAGGAAGAAAGCGTGGCGGACAATCTACGATCGGCAAGTGAGCGTCTGCGGGAGCTGGTCGATCGTGCAGAATCTCTCGACGACAAGCCGGATGATGTCCTCGAGCGCATCGAATCTCGGCTGCAAACACAAATCGAAAAGGACAGAAACAAGAGCAATCCCCCGATTTCAGACGATGCTCCCTCGATGTTCGATCTGATGGACGACTGACGTCATCTCCATCAACCACTTCTGCTGACGTTTCTTTACCGCCCGGCACATCGCTTTCACGATGGTCGGGCGTTGCCGTATGCTGCGTATGCGGACGCCGCTGCGCCACCTGATCACCTCAGCAATTCACGAAACGAAATTCAGGAGGGCTCGTGAACGCCTCTGTTCTTGTTGACACCGACGCGTCAACATATTCAACATTGATCTTGCATTGATCAATTTATCACGTTCATGAGTGAGCCGTCGTACCTGAATGCCGATGAAGCCGCGAACCGTCTCGGCATCACCAAGAACACACTGTATGCTTACGTGAGTCGAGGACTCGTCCGGTCGGAGCCCGGCCCCGGTCGGACCCGCCGGTACGACGAACGAGACATTCTCCGCCTTGCCAGCGGTTCATCCCGTACATCCGCTTCCCGAGTGAATGGACGGAGCTCGGCTAATGGTCGCTTCTTGACTCAGCTTGCGACCATCGACACAGGGCGACTTTACTACCGGGGCCAGGATGCCTGTCGCCTGGCCCGCTCTCACGACTTCGACGACGCGGTCCGACTCTTCTGGGAGCACGAGGAAACACCTTCGGGCGACGGCATTCCGGGACTTGTCCCATCTTCGGAGCGGGACGTAGCCTCAACCATTTCTCCAGATGTCTATCTGATGGCCCCCCTACTCTCGGGCCTTTCGCCGCTTGCCCGGATGCAAAGCCTGCTGGCAATCGTGCAGGACGACGACCCGCGGGCGTTCGACCTGTCCCCGGCTGGAAGCGTCCGCTCGGGCCGCCGAGTTGTTGCAACGCTCGCCGCGGCAGCAACCGGAAGCGACGCTGTTCCCCGGGCTGACCACGTGCCTCACATTCTCTGTTCGCGCTGGGACCTGACGTCGACTGCAGCGCTTCGCACGCTCCAGGCCGCCCTCGTCGTCAGCATGGCCCATCCGCCCTCCACCGTTACGCTGGCTGCCCGAAGTGCAGCCGCGTCTGGTGCCTCGCCATACGGTGCGGTATGCGCGGGCCTCGCTGCCCTCAGCGGGCGAGAGGAAACCGGCGAAGTCCGTCGTGTCGAAGCGCTCTTTCGCGAAGCTGGCACGCCTCACCGACTGGCCGAAACGATCGCCGATCGCCAGCAGCGGGGAGACGACGTGCCCGGCTTCGGTCATCCGCGGTACCTAAGTGGAGACCCGCGTGCTCGCGTCATTCACCGCATGCTACGTTCGCACTATGCCTCGACCGAAGGCGCAGCGTTCACCGTGGCGGCCGACCAGACCGGTCCCGACCTCGTCGGCCAGGCGCCCTCCCTCGTTCTGGCACTCGTCGCTCTCGCACGTGCGCTCGAGCTGCCAGAGAATGCGCCTCAGGTAATTATCGCAGTGGCCCGCTCGGTGCACTGGATCGGGCACGCGATGGAGGAGTACGCGGCCTCATCCCCGCTGCCTGTTGGCGCGACGTACGCGGGTCCGCCCCCTGCGTCGGAGACAGAGGACGAACCGCGCGACGCCTCATCGACGATTGCCACCGCGGAGTGAGGCCGCGGCTTCGGCGGAGGCGCCGTCCCCCTCGACGCCCGATCGCGCGATGAACTCGGGATACGCCCGCACGTCGTGCTCGTGCAGGTCCAGCCCTTTGTCCTCCAGTTCGCCGTTGATGCGCAACCCGATCACACGATCGAGGCTGTAGAAGAGCGCATAGCTCACCGGGAACGTCCAGGCGAATGCTGCAGCGATCCCGACCACCTGCACGCCGACCTGGGCGACGCTAAAACCGCCGGCGGCGAATACTCCGGCAGCGAGCGTTCCCCACGCACCGCACACACCGTGGACGGCGACGGCACCGACGGGGTCGTCGATGATTTTCTCCAGAGCATCTGTTGCGAACACGACGATCATACCGGCGACACCGCCAGTGAGGATCGCAAAGCCCGGCGTCATGGACGCGCAGCCGGCCGTGATTCCGACGAGTCCACCGAGCACGCCATTCAGCGTCATCGTGGCGTCCGGCGTACCGCTTCGAACCCAGGTCGTCGCCATGGCCAAAACAGCACCCGCACCCGCAGCGAGGAACGTATTCATCGCGATCAACGCGATGTCTGTCGAGCCGGCTGTCGTCGAGCCGGCGTTGAAGCCGAACCAGCCCAGCCAGAGGATGAAAACGCCGAGCGCGGCCAGGGGCAGACTATGACCGGGAATCGCGCGGGGTGTACCGTCCGGAGCATATTTCCCCACCCGCGGACCCATGACTAGCGCTCCGGCCAGCGCCGCCCATCCACCGACGGAGTGCACCACCGTGGAGCCGGCGAAGTCGATGAAGCCGAGGCTTTCCAGCCAACCGCCCCCGTTGAACAGGCCGCCCCAGGCCCACGAACCGAACACCGGATAGATGAGACCTGTGATTGCGATGGAAAAGACAAGGTAGCCGTTAAACTTGATGCGTTCGGCGACGGCTCCCGAGACGATCGTCGCGGCGGTCGCAGCGAAGACAGCCTGGAAGAAGTAGAACGCATACGTCCAGCTCTCCGGCTGCTCCTCGATGCCCGTCAGGAAAAAGCCGTCCGTGCCAATGAAGCCGTTCCAGCTGCTTCCGAACATGACGCCGAACCCGACCACGAAAAACACGAGCGCCCCGGCCGACGCGTCCATGACGTTCTTCATGATGATGTTGACCGCATTTTTCGCCCGCGTAAACCCCGTCTCCAGAAGAGCGAATCCAGCCTGCATAAAGAACACAAGCGCTGCAGCAAGAATCGTCCAAACGTAGTTGAGGTTAAGTTGGACGGCCTCCGCGGCAGCCGTCGCGGTTTGTTGGGGCTCGGCAGCAGCTATTGTCGGAAGTAAAAGAAGCAAGAAGGTGACACAGGCGGCCAGCAAAAAACGAGACGTCATCAGGAATTGAGGGCAGTGGCAGTCAATGAAAAAGACCCGGAACCGCAGTTATCGGAGCAAATAACTCGCCCCACCGCAATTTTTCCGGTCAATCGATAATCACACGCCACACTTTAGCCCATATTACCCCAAACATCAAATTACTTATCCAAGAAAGCGCTTTCACCAAAACTATTTGTGTCAAGACACGAATCCTCCTTAATAACTGAAGCACCCTCGACCACGATGGTCGGGGTGCTCCAAATCTTTTCGTCTCGATCGCGTCGACCGGGCATGCAAACATTCAGCGAGGCGGTCACGACACGCTAGATCACGAAATGTTCACAGTCCAGGCGGATGTATCCCCACCAATCGCCTGCTCGTTGTCGACTGAAGAGTGCTATCGTCGCGCATGAGACGAGCGATGCAGACGCCAGACAATGTCCGAACGCGCCATCGCTGTGAGACCGTCAAATGCAGTCGAACTTAGCCCTTCGAACTTAGCCCTTCGCATTTAGCCCTTCGCACTTCTTAATAGTGATACGGGAAGTCGTCCCAGTCCGCATCTCGCTTCTCGAGAAAAGCGTCGCGCCCCTCCTGAGCCTCGTCCGTTCCGTAGGCGAGCCGCGTCGCTTCACCGGCAAAGATCTGCTGCCCGACCATCCCGTCGTCGACCATGTTGAAGGCATACTTCAGCATGCGCATCGCCGTCGGGCTCTTCTGGTTGATCATCGCTGCCCAATCCAGGGCGACGGTCTCCAGATCCTCGTGAGGAATCACGTCATTCACCATGCCCATGTCGTGCGCCTCCTGCGCAGAGTAGTTCTTCCCGAGAAAAAAGATCTCGCGGGCTTTCTTCTGCCCAACCTGGCGGGCGAGGAGCGCCGACCCAAATCCGCCATCAAAGCTGGCCACGTCCGGGTCCGTCTGCTTGAAAATGGCGTGCTCCTCGCTGGCAAGGGTCATGTCGCAGACCACGTGCAGACTGTGGCCGCCCCCCACCGCCCAGCCCGGCACGACAGCAATAACGACTTTCGGCATGAACCGGATCAGGCGCTGCACCTCGAGAATGTGCAGCCGGCCCAGTTTCGCCGGGTCGCGTTCGCCTTCGTCATCGGCGTACTCGTACCCGTCGCGACCGCGAATCCGCTGGTCTCCGCCGGACGAGAACGCCCATTTCCCGTGCTTTTCCGAGGGTCCATTGCCGGTGAGCAACACGCAGCCAACATCCGACGTCTGCCGGGCGTGATCGAGCGCGCGATACAACTCGTCGACCGTCTGAGGGCGGAAGGCATTCAACACGTCGGGACGGTCGAAGGCGATGCGCACCGTGCCGTGCTCCTTCGCGCGGTGATACGTGATGTCGGAAAAATCAAAGCCTTCGACAGGCGTCCAGGCGTTGGAGTCGAAAATATCAGAGACCACGGTGTTCGGGAGTCGATCGTTGGGATGAATAAGACTGCGATATGCAACGTACCGCCCGCACCAACTACATGAAAGTCGCAGTGACGTTGATGCGTTCAAACGTTGAGGCGTCAACGAGCCCAATCATTCAAAAGCAATAAGTACAGTGCCTCAGAACCTGGTATGTTGATATCCCCTCATGAGAGGGTCACCTTCCTGATCCCATCGGGATGGACCCGAGGCCGCTCTGATGGGAGGCAGGACGTGCGGCCAAAACCTTCAGCCCCTATGCCCGAGGCCGTTGATTTTTATCGATGAGCCCGTCGATCAGGTTGTCAACCTCACATACTCTCACACCCTCACACATCCATACTTCCAAACGTCCACACTTAACCAGCGGCGCCAAAGCCCTGTCGAAGAATAGCCGCAGCCGGTTTATTCTGCGGAGTGAATCCCGTCGGTCGTTTGCTTTCGGGTTCCGGGTGCCATTTCCAGACGATCGCCCCGCCCAACCAGTTCGCAGAGCCGAGTGCCTGAAAGAATGCGCGATAGCATCGGGCCTGCATCGCGGGATCCGGCTCGACCTTTTCCCCGTCTTCCGGCCAGCGCCATGGCGCCCTCGCAGCATCCGGATCACTTCGATACCCTAGCTCCGTGAAGAGCAGAGGTCTGCCCGTCGCGCGATGTATCGCTTCCAGCTGATGGGCATGCCGATCCCACCCAGCCTGCAGTTGCTCAACGGTTACCGAATCCCCACGCGTTGAATCGTGAACGAGCGGGAAGTACGCCTGCACGCCGACGTAGTCCAGCGCATCCCAGAATTCAATTTGCCGAAGGTCTTCACTCCAGTTGGCGGCGTACGTGAGCTTTCCGTCATACACCGACCGGACCTCCGCGATGAGTGACCGCCAGAACGCGGGACGCTCCCGCACGGCGCGATTGAGTTCGCACCCAATGACCAGGGCGCGTGCATCGACCTCCTCGGCCAGCCGGGCATAGTACAGCATGAATTCGCGGTACTCCACCTCCCACGACGCCCAATCGCCCTCCGCGTCGAACCCGATCGCGTCCCGCTCCTGCCCGTCGGCGCTGTAATGCCCGATCCAGATGTGCGGTTTGAGGATCACGCCCAGATCGCGCGCCGCGGCTCGAGAGGCAAGGTCGCGAATGCCTCGCGTGCTCTCGCTGTACCATCCTCCATCGGTATGGCGTCGGATTGCCGGTGTGTGCGGCGTCTCCTGGAACCCGAACGGGATGAGCGTGATGTCGCTCGCACCCAGGGATGCGATCGCGTCAAGAACGTCATCGGACGGGCGGTCGCGTGCGTCGAGCGTCACCGCACGGATGTCGAACGTCGCCGCCGGGACATCGCTGACCTCCGCCGACGCTGTCCCAGGCTCTTCCGACGACTCCGGTCTGTCCGTGCATGCAATGCCGAAAACGAGGCCAAGGAGGAATGCAAGAGCGCCCAACAGCAGACGGCGCCTCGGAATGGATAGCCTCATGATGGAAGCGGAAAGTTTAGAAATGAGACAAAGAGGACCGTCCGCGTGCCGTTCAGGACAGGCAAACACCCACAATTTAGCTAAAATTAGCGCATTTGTGGCAAACAAGTGGGATCGATGAACGGCCCTGATTTCATTCAACGCGTGTGCTTCATCGAAAGACTCCGTGTCCCCAGCGCGATCTGCGGGTCACGTAGCCGGATTTCTCATCACGAACTCGCCCGATATTATGCCAACCTACGACATCGCCATCATTGGCGGAGGGATCGTCGGTCTTGCGACGGCCTACCGGCTGACGCAAACCCACCCGGATCGCTCCGTCGTGGTGATCGAGAAGGAGGAACGGGTTGCTTTCCATCAAACAGGTCGTAACTCGGGCGTGGTTCACTCCGGCGTCTTTTACACGCCGGGATCGCTGAAGGCGGAAAACTGTCGTGAGGGCAAGCGGGCGCTCGTAGAGTTCTGCGAGCGGGAAGGCGTAGACGTCGACATGTGCGGAAAGGTCGTCGTCGCCGTCACGGAAGACGAGGTCCCGGAGCTCAACCGGATCGAAGAGAAAGGGCGCCAGAACCAGGTAGAGGCGCGCCGTATCGGTCCGGACGAACTGCGTGAACTGGAACCGCACACGCGCGGGGTTGCTGCACTTCACGTGCCGGGAGCAGGCATCGTCGACTACACGGGGATGACGGAAGCACTGGCCCGCTGCGCGACGCGACATGGCTACGACGTAAAAACGAATGCGGCCGTTACGGATCTGCATACCGAACGGGACCACGTAACGGTCACCACGACGGCCGGCGATGTCAAAGCGCGACACGTCGTGAACTGCGCAGGACTTTACGCGGACAAGATCGCCGAAATGAGCGGCCAGACGCCTGCGGCGAAGGTCGTTCCGTTCCGCGGTGAATACTACGAACTGGTGCCGGAGCGCCGTCATCTCTGCCGCAACCTGATCTATCCGGTGCCAGACCCGGCCTTCCCGTTCCTCGGCGTCCACTTCACCCGCATGGTTGACGGCAGCGTCGAATGCGGACCGAGTGCCGTACTCGCCTTCGCGCGCGAAGGGTACAAGTTCTGGGATGTCCACTGGCCGGAGCTCATCGATACGGTGACGTACCCCGGCTTCTTGAAGCTGAGTACGAAGCACTGGCGGAAAGGCATCCACGAACTCGTGCAGTCGCTCAGCAAGAAGGTCTACGTCAAAGCCGCGCAACACCTCGTCCCGGAGGTCACCGCCGAGGACTTCGTACCATCCCCGTCTGGCGTACGGGCGCAGGCGCTCCGCCCGA
Coding sequences:
- a CDS encoding haloalkane dehalogenase, which encodes MSVFRTPDERFDNLPGYDFEPHYLTLDGPDGEELRTHYVDTAPAGENTSPVVCLHGEPTWSYMYRDVIRPLAGSHRVVAPDFVGFGKSDKLTSQGAYSLEFGMNQVHALLEDLDVADVTLVVHDWGGLIGLAYAAHYPERIGRLVILNTFLPLGEDEEKSRGFLAWRRFVERNPDLPVGTVVERSIQHDAAWSEEVKASYDAPFPTKESKAGAAVWPLLVPMSTDDPVAQTMRRTRERLARWSKPALVLFAPDDPILGGAHSFFRSLIPTASNQPEILLPDTGHFVPEERGEAVAQHIQDFVERTRTTNETTEPSFPNKPN
- a CDS encoding citrate/2-methylcitrate synthase yields the protein MSEPSYLNADEAANRLGITKNTLYAYVSRGLVRSEPGPGRTRRYDERDILRLASGSSRTSASRVNGRSSANGRFLTQLATIDTGRLYYRGQDACRLARSHDFDDAVRLFWEHEETPSGDGIPGLVPSSERDVASTISPDVYLMAPLLSGLSPLARMQSLLAIVQDDDPRAFDLSPAGSVRSGRRVVATLAAAATGSDAVPRADHVPHILCSRWDLTSTAALRTLQAALVVSMAHPPSTVTLAARSAAASGASPYGAVCAGLAALSGREETGEVRRVEALFREAGTPHRLAETIADRQQRGDDVPGFGHPRYLSGDPRARVIHRMLRSHYASTEGAAFTVAADQTGPDLVGQAPSLVLALVALARALELPENAPQVIIAVARSVHWIGHAMEEYAASSPLPVGATYAGPPPASETEDEPRDASSTIATAE
- a CDS encoding ammonium transporter, with the protein product MTSRFLLAACVTFLLLLLPTIAAAEPQQTATAAAEAVQLNLNYVWTILAAALVFFMQAGFALLETGFTRAKNAVNIIMKNVMDASAGALVFFVVGFGVMFGSSWNGFIGTDGFFLTGIEEQPESWTYAFYFFQAVFAATAATIVSGAVAERIKFNGYLVFSIAITGLIYPVFGSWAWGGLFNGGGWLESLGFIDFAGSTVVHSVGGWAALAGALVMGPRVGKYAPDGTPRAIPGHSLPLAALGVFILWLGWFGFNAGSTTAGSTDIALIAMNTFLAAGAGAVLAMATTWVRSGTPDATMTLNGVLGGLVGITAGCASMTPGFAILTGGVAGMIVVFATDALEKIIDDPVGAVAVHGVCGAWGTLAAGVFAAGGFSVAQVGVQVVGIAAAFAWTFPVSYALFYSLDRVIGLRINGELEDKGLDLHEHDVRAYPEFIARSGVEGDGASAEAAASLRGGNRR
- a CDS encoding 1,4-dihydroxy-2-naphthoyl-CoA synthase, translating into MVSDIFDSNAWTPVEGFDFSDITYHRAKEHGTVRIAFDRPDVLNAFRPQTVDELYRALDHARQTSDVGCVLLTGNGPSEKHGKWAFSSGGDQRIRGRDGYEYADDEGERDPAKLGRLHILEVQRLIRFMPKVVIAVVPGWAVGGGHSLHVVCDMTLASEEHAIFKQTDPDVASFDGGFGSALLARQVGQKKAREIFFLGKNYSAQEAHDMGMVNDVIPHEDLETVALDWAAMINQKSPTAMRMLKYAFNMVDDGMVGQQIFAGEATRLAYGTDEAQEGRDAFLEKRDADWDDFPYHY
- a CDS encoding glycoside hydrolase family 113, with the protein product MRLSIPRRRLLLGALAFLLGLVFGIACTDRPESSEEPGTASAEVSDVPAATFDIRAVTLDARDRPSDDVLDAIASLGASDITLIPFGFQETPHTPAIRRHTDGGWYSESTRGIRDLASRAAARDLGVILKPHIWIGHYSADGQERDAIGFDAEGDWASWEVEYREFMLYYARLAEEVDARALVIGCELNRAVRERPAFWRSLIAEVRSVYDGKLTYAANWSEDLRQIEFWDALDYVGVQAYFPLVHDSTRGDSVTVEQLQAGWDRHAHQLEAIHRATGRPLLFTELGYRSDPDAARAPWRWPEDGEKVEPDPAMQARCYRAFFQALGSANWLGGAIVWKWHPEPESKRPTGFTPQNKPAAAILRQGFGAAG
- the lhgO gene encoding L-2-hydroxyglutarate oxidase; translation: MPTYDIAIIGGGIVGLATAYRLTQTHPDRSVVVIEKEERVAFHQTGRNSGVVHSGVFYTPGSLKAENCREGKRALVEFCEREGVDVDMCGKVVVAVTEDEVPELNRIEEKGRQNQVEARRIGPDELRELEPHTRGVAALHVPGAGIVDYTGMTEALARCATRHGYDVKTNAAVTDLHTERDHVTVTTTAGDVKARHVVNCAGLYADKIAEMSGQTPAAKVVPFRGEYYELVPERRHLCRNLIYPVPDPAFPFLGVHFTRMVDGSVECGPSAVLAFAREGYKFWDVHWPELIDTVTYPGFLKLSTKHWRKGIHELVQSLSKKVYVKAAQHLVPEVTAEDFVPSPSGVRAQALRPNGELVDDFLIQETDRVVNVINAASPAATASLNIGRLIVQNYLDKRLATTQVRAA